The following coding sequences are from one Rattus norvegicus strain BN/NHsdMcwi chromosome 11, GRCr8, whole genome shotgun sequence window:
- the Or5k14 gene encoding olfactory receptor Olr1562 codes for MTEDNYSLTTEFILVGFSDHPGVKTLLFLVFSAIYLVTMVGNLGLVALIYMEPRLHTPMYIFLGNLALMDSCCSCAITPKMLENFFSVDRRISLCECMAQFYFLCLAETADCFLLAAMAYDRYVAICNPLQYHTMMSKKLCVQMTTGAYIAGNIHSIIHIGFLFRLTFCRSHIIKHFFCDVLPLYRLSCVDPYINELMILIFSGSVQTFTITIVLISYFYILFTIFTMKSKEGRSKALSTCASHFLSVSIFYGSLLYMYIRPSSVNEAYKDIPVAIFYTLVIPLVNPFIYSLRNKEVINVLKRTMKRQL; via the coding sequence ATGACTGAGGACAACTACTCCTTAACAacagagttcatcctggtgggaTTCTCAGATCACCCAGGTGTGAAGACACTTCTGTTCCTGGTGTTCTCTGCCATCTACCTGGTCACCATGGTGGGGAATCTTGGACTGGTGGCCTTGATCTACATGGAGCCTCGtctccacacacccatgtacatctTTCTGGGCAACCTGGCCCTGATGgactcctgctgctcctgtgccatCACTCCCAAGATGCTAGAGAACTTCTTTTCTGTGGACAGAAGGATCTCTCTCTGTGAATGCATGGCACAGTTCTATTTCCTCTGTCTTGCTGAAACAGCAGACTGCTTTCTTCTGGcagccatggcctatgaccgctatgtagCCATATGCAACCCACTGCAGTACCACACCATGATGTCCAAGAAGCTCTGTGTTCAGATGACCACAGGAGCCTACATAGCAGGAAACATACATTCCATAATTCACATAGGGTTCCTGTTCAGGTTAACTTTCTGTAGGTCTCATATAATCAAGCATTTCTTTTGTGACGTCCTTCCACTATACAGACTTTCATGTGTTGATCCTTATATCAATGAACTGATGATACTCATCTTTTCTGGTTCAGTTCAAACCTTTACCATTACTATAGTCCTGATATCTTATTTCTACATTCTTTTTACTATATTCACAATGAAGTCCAAAGAGGGAAGAAGCAAAGCCTTATCTACTTGTGCATCCCACTTTCTGTCTGTGTCAATATTCTATGGGTCTCTCCTCTACATGTATATTCGTCCAAGTTCAGTTAATGAAGCATATAAAGACATACCTGTTGCTATTTTTTATACTTTAGTAATTCCTTTAGTGAACCCCTTTATTTATAGTCTGAGAAATAAGGAAGTAATTAATGTGTTAAAAAGAACAATGAAGAGACAATTGTAA